The following proteins are co-located in the Camelina sativa cultivar DH55 chromosome 12, Cs, whole genome shotgun sequence genome:
- the LOC104729894 gene encoding uncharacterized protein LOC104729894: MTTKASVWRRLVTCLSSLKFYLNVLCLVVTVFVLLQIFSFQHSLSLPPALLTYLKHQPEQLISENKTAYLVEKLRESVTFLPLKDYRFSNKPLEGHTWFMSSLYDNQTKGEAQYQEFPSDSSKGRLLCLKGVDEHDGAWNYYALAWPEALPSNAVLQKGLTFVSYNQYDYGNLWHGLTAVVPFVAWSIRNQCENPQRWVLYHWGELRFGMGHWLSEIIKATYGQEPEYLRFVDEDKPVCFEKAVVMRHNEGGMSRERRMEAFDLIRCKARNYCNISSSETSKPKIGMTLLLRTGARSFRNESMVIDVFKRECERVDGCKINVSYSNNLTFCEQVELMKKTDVLVSPHGAQLTNLFLMDKNSSVMEFFPKGWLKLAGVGQLVFQWGANWSGMRHEGSWHDPVGEICQFPDTDRRCMSIYKNAMIGYDETYFGEWARRVLGKFSIRGMKEIAECSHGNNSSLDVCY, from the coding sequence ATGACGACTAAAGCTAGTGTTTGGCGTAGGCTAGTTACTTGCTTATCGTCCCTTAAGTTCTACTTGAACGTCTTGTGCCTCGTTGTcactgtttttgttcttctccaaaTCTTTTCATTTCAACATTCCCTTTCACTCCCTCCTGCACTCTTGACGTATCTGAAACACCAACCTGAACAATTAATATCCGAGAACAAGACGGCTTACTTGGTTGAGAAGCTACGTGAATCGGTGACATTCCTTCCTCTCAAGGACTATCGTTTCTCGAACAAACCACTCGAAGGTCATACTTGGTTCATGAGCTCTCTCTATGATAACCAAACCAAAGGCGAGGCTCAGTATCAAGAATTTCCTTCAGATTCTTCCAAAGGAAGGCTTTTGTGCTTGAAAGGGGTTGATGAGCATGATGGGGCGTGGAACTACTACGCGCTGGCTTGGCCTGAAGCTCTTCCGAGTAACGCTGTTCTTCAGAAGGGCTTGACGTTTGTTTCTTATAACCAATACGATTACGGTAACTTGTGGCATGGACTAACGGCAGTTGTGCCGTTTGTTGCTTGGAGCATAAGAAACCAGTGCGAAAACCCTCAAAGATGGGTTTTATACCACTGGGGAGAACTACGGTTTGGGATGGGGCATTGGTTGAGCGAGATAATCAAAGCCACTTACGGTCAAGAACCCGAGTACTTACGGTTTGTTGATGAGGACAAGCCGGTTTGCTTTGAGAAGGCGGTTGTCATGAGACACAATGAAGGTGGAATGTCAAGGGAGAGGAGAATGGAAGCTTTTGATCTCATTAGATGTAAAGCCAGGAACTACTGTAATATCAGCTCATCCGAGacatcaaaacccaaaatagGTATGACATTGCTATTGAGAACCGGGGCCAGATCTTTCAGAAATGAGTCAATGGTGATTGATGTCTTtaagagagagtgtgagagagtaGATGGGTGTAAAATTAATGTTTCATATTCGAATAATCTAACATTTTGTGAGCAAGtggagttgatgaagaagaccGATGTGTTAGTATCACCACACGGTGCACAACTCACTAACTTGTTTCTAATGGATAAAAATAGTAGTGTAATGGAGTTTTTCCCCAAAGGATGGCTTAAGCTTGCAGGAGTTGGCCAGCTTGTGTTCCAATGGGGAGCTAATTGGTCAGGGATGAGACACGAAGGCTCTTGGCATGACCCGGTTGGCGAAATATGTCAGTTCCCGGATACGGATAGGCGATGCATGTCGATATATAAGAACGCTATGATTGGATACGATGAGACCTATTTTGGCGAGTGGGCAAGAAGAGTTTTGGGTAAGTTTAGCATAAGAGGTATGAAAGAGATTGCAGAGTGCAGCCACGGTAATAATAGTTCATTAGATGTATGTTATTGA
- the LOC104729898 gene encoding beta carbonic anhydrase 5, chloroplastic, giving the protein MAAIPTHLSLSRDPSPSSTTSLLHLHTQAAIFGSKHNLKDSHLRIPPASFRIKTANLRMMASGNTPGLTQETNGVAIDRENNTDVFDDMKQRFLAFKKLKYMDNLEHYKNLADAQAPKFLVIACADSRVCPSAILGFQPGDAFTVRNIANLVPSFESGPTETKAALEFSVNTLNVENILVIGHSRCGGIQALMKMEDEVDSRSFIQNWVVVGKKAKESTKAVASNLHFDHQCQHCEKASINNSLERLLGYPWIEEKVRNGSLSLHGGYYNFVDCTFEKWTVDYGASRGKKEGSGIAVKDRSVWC; this is encoded by the exons ATGGCAGCCATTCCCACACACTTGTCTCTCTCTCGtgatccttctccttcttctaccACGTCTCTCCTTCATCTCCATACTCAAGCGGCG ATCTTCGGTTCCAAGCATAATTTAAAGGATTCCCATTTGAGAATTCCTCCAGCTTCTTTCAG AATAAAAACTGCCAACTTGCGAATGATGGCTTCAGGAAATACACCTGGACTGACTCAGGAAACTAATGGGGTTGCAATTGACAGAGAAAATAACACTGATGTATTTGACGACATGAAACAGCGGTTCCTTGCCTTCAAGAAGCTTAAGTACAT GGATAACTTAGAACACTACAAAAATCTGGCAGATGCTCAAGCTCCAAAG TTTCTGGTGATTGCTTGTGCAGACTCTAGGGTTTGTCCTTCTGCCATCCTTGGATTTCAACCGGGTGACGCATTCACTGTTCGTAACATTGCAAATTTAGTACCTTCATTTGAG TCTGGACCTACTGAAACCAAAGCTGCTCTCGAGTTCTCTGTGAATACTCTCAAT GTGGAGAACATCTTAGTCATCGGTCATAGCCGCTGTGGAGGAATTCAAGCTTTAATGAAAATGGAAGACGAAGTAGATTCCAG AAGTTTCATACAAAACTGGGTAGTTGTGGGGAAGAAAGCAAAGGAAAGCACAAAAGCTGTTGCTTCAAACCTCCATTTTGATCATCAGTGCCAACATTGTGAAAAG GCCTCGATAAATAATTCATTAGAAAGGCTGCTTGGTTACCCGTGGATCGAAGAGAAAGTGCGGAATGGATCACTCTCTCTCCATGGTGGatactataattttgttgattgtACGTTTGAGAAATGGACGGTCGATTATGGAGCAAGCAGAGGTAAGAAGGAAGGCAGTGGGATTGCTGTTAAAGACCGGTCAGTTTGGTGCTGA
- the LOC104729899 gene encoding uncharacterized protein LOC104729899: MNAGKQASWVVATAIAAVEVLKDQGVARWNYPLRLLHKEAMARVRSITVPSRPSPSPSSSSADVIRSKPMTTTPFEKSFEKAMGLSCFGPTTVRF, translated from the coding sequence atgaatGCCGGAAAGCAAGCTTCGTGGGTGGTGGCGACGGCGATCGCGGCGGTGGAAGTGCTAAAGGACCAAGGCGTTGCTCGGTGGAACTACCCTCTTCGTTTACTCCACAAAGAAGCAATGGCTCGCGTCCGTTCCATCACAGTCCCATCTCGTCCCTCTCCTTCTCCGTCTTCGTCTTCGGCTGATGTCATCAGATCCAAGCCCATGACCACCACACCCTTTGAGAAATCCTTTGAGAAAGCAATGGGGCTTAGCTGCTTTGGTCCCACCACTGTTAGATTCTAG
- the LOC104729900 gene encoding uncharacterized protein LOC104729900: MGAGRMIRTAVILAVAFFMIGSDNVHVAAQVCGANLSGLMNECQRYVSSAGPNSPPPSRSCCALIRPIDVPCACRYVSRDVTNYIDMDKVVYVARSCGKKIPSGYKCGSYTIPKAY, encoded by the exons atgggAGCTGGTAGAATGATAAGGACAGCGGTTATTTTAGCAGTAGCGTTTTTCATGATAGGTTCTGACAATGTCCACGTGGCAGCTCAGGTGTGTGGAGCTAACTTGTCGGGACTGATGAATGAGTGTCAACGCTACGTCAGCAGCGCCGGACCAAATTCTCCGCCCCCATCTCGGTCGTGCTGTGCTCTAATCCGTCCAATCGACGTACCTTGTGCTTGCCGCTACGTTTCGAGGGATGTTACGAACTATATTGATATGGACAAAGTTGTTTACGTCGCTCGTTCTTGCGGCAAGAAGATTCCATCCGGTTACAAATGTGGAa GTTACACCATTCCGAAGGCTTATTGA